A single genomic interval of Legionella israelensis harbors:
- a CDS encoding ISAs1 family transposase has protein sequence MERFKRLYPCAIHAASHLPTGDIETATRYYMTSLPYKKHNLMRQAIRDHWQIENGLHYKLDVGMNEDQCPIYRGYADRNLSIMRKIVLKLLMLRTKPCCSLKFN, from the coding sequence ATGGAAAGATTTAAGCGCCTATATCCGTGTGCAATCCACGCGGCATCTCATCTACCCACAGGAGACATTGAAACGGCTACACGTTACTACATGACATCCCTGCCTTATAAAAAACACAACTTAATGCGTCAGGCAATTCGCGACCATTGGCAAATAGAGAATGGCTTACACTATAAGTTGGATGTCGGTATGAACGAAGATCAATGCCCCATATATCGCGGCTATGCAGATAGAAATTTGAGCATTATGCGTAAAATAGTCCTTAAATTACTCATGTTACGCACTAAACCTTGCTGCTCCCTGAAATTTAATTAA
- a CDS encoding IS3 family transposase (programmed frameshift) yields MKRSRFTENQILNILKSVEVGRLVKDVCREHGISDATYYNWKAKYGGMEASDIKRMKQLEEENAKLKRMFADLSLENRALKDVIGKKALKPAEKREMADYLVQEHGLSLRRSCSVLRLSRTAYYYQPAMDKDEAVIKELVTITEHYPRYGFRKLFIKLRQAGFSWNHKRVYRVYCELKLNIRRKGKRRLASRHPEPLAVPDSLNHTWSADFMSDALNCGRRFRTFNVVDDFNREALAIEIDLSLPALRVIRVLDHIAANRGYPARLRLDNGPEFISLALADWAEKHGVILEFIQPGKPTQNSFVERFNRTYRNEILDFYLFRSLNEVRDITRNWMKEYNEERPHESLGDMSPLDYRLIKNRSENSNYNWH; encoded by the exons ATGAAACGCAGTCGCTTTACAGAAAATCAAATTTTAAACATATTAAAATCAGTTGAAGTAGGACGATTGGTAAAGGATGTATGCCGGGAACATGGGATATCCGATGCCACCTATTACAACTGGAAAGCAAAATACGGTGGGATGGAAGCCTCAGATATTAAACGCATGAAGCAACTTGAGGAAGAAAATGCAAAGCTGAAACGGATGTTTGCTGATTTGTCTCTGGAAAACCGTGCACTGAAGGATGTTATAG GAAAAAAAGCTTTGAAGCCGGCTGAAAAGAGGGAAATGGCTGATTATCTGGTGCAGGAACATGGTCTGAGTCTCAGGCGAAGCTGCTCGGTATTACGCTTAAGTCGTACAGCTTACTACTATCAGCCGGCGATGGATAAGGATGAAGCGGTGATAAAAGAATTGGTGACCATAACCGAACACTATCCGCGTTATGGTTTCAGGAAGTTGTTTATCAAATTGCGGCAGGCAGGTTTCTCCTGGAATCATAAAAGAGTATACCGTGTTTATTGTGAGTTGAAGTTAAATATAAGGCGAAAAGGAAAACGCAGATTAGCTTCCCGTCACCCGGAACCTCTTGCTGTGCCTGATTCCCTTAACCATACATGGTCAGCTGATTTTATGAGTGATGCCCTCAATTGCGGCAGAAGATTCAGGACTTTTAATGTGGTAGATGATTTTAATCGGGAAGCTTTGGCAATTGAAATTGATTTGAGCTTGCCTGCTCTAAGGGTTATTCGGGTACTTGACCATATTGCCGCCAATCGAGGATATCCTGCAAGGTTGCGACTTGATAATGGACCTGAGTTTATTTCCCTTGCGTTAGCGGATTGGGCAGAAAAGCATGGTGTTATTCTTGAGTTTATTCAGCCGGGAAAGCCAACTCAAAATTCATTTGTGGAGCGGTTCAATAGAACTTATCGGAATGAAATATTGGATTTTTATCTATTTAGAAGTCTCAATGAGGTACGTGATATTACCAGAAATTGGATGAAAGAATATAACGAAGAAAGACCACATGAATCACTCGGTGATATGTCACCTTTGGATTACAGATTGATTAAAAACAGGTCGGAAAACTCTAATTATAACTGGCACTAA
- a CDS encoding type I secretion system permease/ATPase, with product MELESEKDSLLSCLVLLTRYYQNPFTAKSLIARLPVKKGQLTVDLFERAAARASLETEIIRCKFKKIEKEDLPAVLLMKNHEACLLVTDDEGKRKVIHPHNPKMFTDPDEIIDQYSGEIIVVKPQYKQSARAKETLHRKHKNWFWKVVFKSWSIYSEVLVASLLINLFALVIPLFIMNVYDRVVPNYAIETMWVLASGVGLVFIFDMLLKTLRAYFIDVASKHSDRELSAKIFQQILGLRMDERPKSVGALANTVQSFELFRDFITSGTMTILVDLPFVVIFLLVIYLIGGSLFWIPMLVVPTIFLIGFLLQLPLIRLTRKSYQLSAEKQATLIESLSAIEAVKTTGAESKLQNRWEEIIKLASENGMRLRFISNSSLNITTLAQQVATIFVVIAGVYMISEGELTTGGLIACTILTGRALAPMAQVASLFTRYYQSVNALKSLDKIMQLNTDIDEEDHYLHRPAIQGELEFKNVSFSYYSEKISALNNVSFKVKSGEKIAIIGRVGSGKSTIARLIVKLYEPTEGVIYMDGTDYRQLNPDDLRQQIGYVSQDVTLFYGTIKENISVGAPFIEDKSLLKAAEIAGVTEFTKHHPQGFDRQVGEKGNELSGGQRQAIAMARALLLKPNLLVLDEPTAFMDDNSERRLKKHLKEQLSANGTLVLITHKMSMLELVERIIVVDYGRIVADGSKESVLNALKSGVAVKKV from the coding sequence ATGGAGCTCGAATCTGAAAAAGATTCTTTGCTTTCTTGTCTGGTTTTATTGACAAGATATTATCAAAATCCTTTTACGGCCAAATCATTGATTGCTCGTTTGCCGGTAAAAAAAGGACAACTAACCGTTGACTTGTTTGAGCGGGCTGCAGCCCGTGCATCCCTTGAAACTGAAATTATCCGGTGCAAATTTAAAAAAATCGAGAAAGAGGATCTTCCTGCTGTTTTGCTGATGAAAAACCATGAAGCCTGTTTACTTGTTACAGATGATGAAGGTAAAAGAAAAGTTATCCATCCTCACAACCCCAAAATGTTTACTGACCCTGATGAAATCATTGATCAATATAGTGGTGAAATCATTGTGGTCAAACCTCAATATAAACAAAGTGCAAGAGCAAAAGAAACCCTTCACAGAAAGCATAAAAACTGGTTCTGGAAAGTGGTGTTTAAATCCTGGTCGATTTATTCAGAAGTATTGGTTGCCTCTCTGCTGATTAATCTTTTTGCTTTAGTCATCCCACTTTTTATCATGAACGTCTATGATCGCGTTGTACCCAATTACGCCATTGAAACCATGTGGGTACTTGCCAGCGGGGTCGGGCTGGTGTTTATCTTTGATATGCTCCTCAAAACATTGAGAGCCTATTTTATTGATGTCGCCAGTAAACACAGTGATAGAGAGCTTTCTGCAAAAATATTTCAACAAATACTTGGACTGCGCATGGATGAAAGACCAAAATCTGTGGGTGCTCTTGCCAATACCGTTCAATCCTTTGAATTGTTCAGAGACTTCATTACCTCAGGGACAATGACAATATTGGTTGATTTGCCTTTTGTCGTTATTTTTTTACTGGTGATTTATCTAATTGGCGGCAGCTTGTTCTGGATACCTATGCTTGTCGTTCCTACGATTTTTTTGATAGGTTTTCTTCTGCAGTTACCTCTTATTCGTTTAACACGAAAATCATATCAACTTTCCGCTGAAAAACAGGCAACTCTTATTGAGTCCTTATCAGCCATTGAAGCGGTTAAAACAACGGGAGCAGAATCAAAGTTGCAGAATCGTTGGGAAGAAATTATAAAACTGGCATCAGAAAACGGTATGAGATTACGCTTCATATCCAATTCAAGCTTAAACATCACCACCCTTGCCCAGCAAGTCGCGACCATATTTGTTGTCATTGCCGGTGTTTATATGATTAGTGAAGGTGAATTAACTACTGGTGGACTTATCGCCTGCACCATCTTAACAGGACGTGCCTTAGCCCCCATGGCTCAGGTCGCTTCCCTGTTTACCCGTTATTATCAATCGGTCAATGCACTTAAATCTCTTGATAAAATCATGCAGTTAAATACAGACATTGACGAGGAGGATCATTATTTGCATCGTCCAGCCATCCAAGGAGAACTTGAGTTTAAAAACGTTTCTTTTTCTTATTATTCAGAAAAAATAAGCGCATTGAATAACGTCAGTTTTAAAGTTAAATCAGGTGAAAAAATAGCCATTATTGGGCGAGTTGGATCAGGCAAATCAACAATTGCCCGTTTAATTGTCAAACTATACGAGCCCACGGAAGGTGTCATATATATGGATGGAACGGATTATAGACAATTAAACCCTGATGATTTACGACAACAAATCGGTTATGTTTCCCAAGATGTAACACTTTTTTATGGAACAATAAAAGAAAATATTTCAGTTGGAGCACCTTTTATTGAGGACAAGTCATTGTTAAAGGCTGCCGAAATTGCAGGAGTCACTGAGTTTACAAAACACCATCCCCAGGGTTTTGACCGACAAGTAGGAGAAAAAGGCAACGAACTTTCCGGTGGCCAACGTCAAGCCATAGCCATGGCTCGCGCGCTGTTATTAAAGCCCAATCTATTGGTCCTGGATGAACCCACCGCATTTATGGATGATAATAGTGAAAGACGTTTAAAAAAGCATTTAAAGGAACAACTGTCGGCTAATGGAACATTGGTTTTAATCACTCATAAAATGTCCATGCTTGAGTTGGTTGAACGCATTATTGTTGTTGATTACGGAAGAATTGTTGCTGATGGCAGCAAAGAATCCGTTTTAAATGCCCTTAAGTCTGGTGTTGCAGTTAAAAAGGTTTAA
- a CDS encoding ISAs1 family transposase: protein MLESTRKFGKNQYLFHCFLSIRDPRVGGRCTYSLLTILIIVLCGLICGCDSWKAMEIFARSRKRWLSQFIDVSEGLPSHHTLARVFSLIDPLEFERCLSSWIEGISQFFMDELIAIDGKTSRGSSYQRGHKKATHLVNAYSARLSATLGSTVTPDKSNEIKGIPVLLKALNIKDKVITIDAMGTQKGIANLIRLKQAHYVLALKKES from the coding sequence GTGTTAGAAAGTACGCGTAAATTTGGAAAAAATCAATATTTGTTTCATTGTTTTCTGTCCATCCGCGATCCACGAGTTGGAGGTCGTTGCACGTATTCACTTTTAACGATACTGATTATTGTTTTATGCGGATTAATATGTGGCTGTGACAGTTGGAAAGCCATGGAGATTTTTGCCAGGAGCCGCAAGCGATGGTTAAGCCAATTTATTGACGTCAGTGAAGGTTTGCCAAGCCATCACACATTGGCACGGGTATTTTCTCTGATTGACCCTTTAGAATTTGAGCGTTGTTTAAGTTCATGGATAGAAGGAATCAGTCAATTTTTTATGGATGAGCTGATTGCGATTGATGGTAAGACAAGTCGTGGCTCCTCTTATCAAAGGGGCCATAAGAAGGCGACCCATCTGGTGAATGCTTACTCCGCACGCTTATCCGCGACGCTTGGCAGCACGGTTACACCTGACAAGTCTAATGAAATAAAGGGGATACCTGTACTACTAAAAGCACTCAATATCAAAGATAAAGTAATAACAATTGATGCAATGGGAACGCAAAAGGGAATTGCCAATTTAATACGTCTCAAACAAGCTCATTATGTGCTTGCTTTAAAAAAAGAATCATAA
- a CDS encoding HP0495 family protein — protein MTNKKEKIDFPCHFPIKIIGNNHADFIGEMRGIIVKHFPDFDLETILHKQSRNKNYISLTITVYVLNQTCLDAFYQEVSSHPQVHMIL, from the coding sequence ATGACCAACAAGAAAGAAAAGATTGATTTTCCTTGCCATTTCCCCATAAAAATCATCGGGAATAATCACGCTGATTTTATTGGGGAAATGAGAGGAATTATCGTAAAACACTTTCCTGATTTTGATCTGGAAACTATACTACACAAACAGAGCAGGAATAAGAATTATATAAGCTTAACTATAACGGTTTATGTATTAAATCAAACCTGTCTTGATGCATTCTATCAAGAAGTAAGCAGTCACCCGCAGGTTCATATGATCTTATGA
- the lipB gene encoding lipoyl(octanoyl) transferase LipB produces MRIKQLGMQPYQAIWQQMKNFTMERNPFSDDELWLLEHMSVYTQGQAGKAEHILNPQDIPVIQTDRGGQITYHGPGQLVVYVLMDIKRKNIGIRTLVSSLEKILIAVLCHFDIKANIRCGAPGVYVDDKKIASIGLRVKNGCTYHGIALNVNMDLTPFKGINPCGFRQMEMTQISAFSPDIQMEQVCEQFVKNFINFFEQ; encoded by the coding sequence ATTAGAATAAAACAGCTTGGAATGCAACCCTATCAGGCCATCTGGCAACAGATGAAGAACTTTACTATGGAGCGCAATCCATTTAGTGACGATGAGCTATGGCTGCTTGAGCATATGTCTGTCTATACCCAAGGCCAGGCTGGTAAAGCCGAACACATTCTTAATCCACAAGATATTCCTGTCATACAAACTGACCGAGGTGGCCAGATCACTTACCATGGTCCAGGGCAATTGGTTGTCTATGTATTAATGGATATTAAACGAAAAAACATAGGTATTCGTACCTTGGTTTCCTCACTTGAAAAAATCCTAATAGCTGTTCTTTGTCATTTTGATATAAAAGCAAACATTCGCTGTGGCGCGCCAGGTGTTTATGTTGATGATAAAAAAATTGCTTCTATTGGCTTGCGTGTTAAAAATGGTTGCACTTATCATGGGATTGCCCTTAATGTCAATATGGATTTAACCCCTTTTAAAGGCATTAATCCTTGCGGATTCAGACAAATGGAAATGACCCAGATTTCTGCCTTTTCTCCTGACATTCAAATGGAACAGGTTTGCGAACAATTTGTAAAAAATTTTATTAACTTTTTCGAGCAATAG
- a CDS encoding L,D-transpeptidase family protein — MRQVIALLLLIHQIVSYGMAPKVNWEKAIDNAVERYGQEAESRLKNYFSKVGIDYPAEDIALLAFKSEKVIELWAKDKNHSWTRIHKYPLTAFSGHSGPKLKENDKQIPEGIYKLVSFNPFSSMHLSLMINYPNYFDKMKGQQDRRRKLGNNIFIHGSHYSVGCLAIGNKAIEQLFTLTRRVGLDHVQVIIAPNDLRYQKPITPHYGQPNWLTELYAQIKTALKPFRVQKVKKKV; from the coding sequence ATGCGCCAAGTTATCGCCCTTCTTTTATTGATTCATCAAATCGTCAGTTACGGAATGGCACCAAAAGTCAATTGGGAAAAGGCCATTGATAATGCCGTTGAACGATATGGCCAGGAAGCGGAATCTCGGCTTAAAAATTATTTTTCCAAAGTCGGTATAGACTATCCAGCCGAAGATATTGCGCTATTGGCCTTTAAATCTGAAAAAGTGATTGAGTTATGGGCTAAAGACAAAAATCATTCATGGACACGTATTCATAAGTATCCTTTAACAGCCTTCAGTGGGCATTCAGGCCCTAAACTTAAGGAAAACGACAAACAGATACCTGAAGGTATTTACAAACTGGTGAGTTTTAATCCCTTCAGCAGCATGCATCTGTCTCTAATGATCAATTACCCAAATTATTTTGATAAAATGAAAGGCCAACAGGACAGGCGCAGGAAACTAGGAAATAATATTTTTATCCACGGAAGCCACTATTCAGTAGGTTGTCTTGCCATAGGAAATAAAGCCATTGAACAACTGTTTACGTTGACAAGAAGAGTCGGGCTTGATCATGTCCAAGTGATTATTGCTCCCAATGACTTAAGATATCAAAAGCCAATTACACCTCATTACGGCCAACCTAATTGGTTGACCGAGCTGTATGCCCAAATTAAAACCGCTCTAAAGCCTTTTCGTGTACAAAAAGTAAAGAAGAAAGTTTGA
- a CDS encoding IS701 family transposase has translation MDMLDIYSDYLICQNKYATATGLSEMLDGEFAHDKVTRFLRLQDFGSKALWNYVKKSVRESEASDGVLLLDDSIEEKPYTDENEINCWHYSHAKGDVVKGINILTCMVRYGDFSVPVGYEVIKKDVAFCDIETRQARRKSSTTKNELFRKLIAQAVSNHVLFDFVLADNWFGSKANMAYIHNDLQKSFIIGIKSNRTLALSKNDANNGRYTKVRELELEEDIAHTVYLKGLDFPVRLLKKIFKNENGSTGVLYLVSNDMTSSAERLYEVYQKRWRIEEYHKSIKQNASLNKSPTRTVKTQSNHIFAAIIAYCKLEMMKIKTKLNHFAIKYKLILRANQIAMQELKNMAR, from the coding sequence ATGGATATGCTTGATATTTATAGTGACTATTTGATTTGCCAGAATAAATATGCAACAGCTACAGGTTTATCGGAGATGTTGGATGGTGAATTTGCTCACGACAAGGTGACACGATTTTTACGACTACAAGATTTTGGTTCCAAAGCGCTCTGGAATTATGTCAAGAAGTCAGTCAGGGAGAGTGAAGCATCAGACGGTGTTCTTTTATTGGATGACTCGATTGAGGAGAAGCCTTACACGGATGAGAATGAAATTAATTGTTGGCATTATTCCCATGCTAAAGGTGATGTGGTCAAAGGGATTAATATCCTGACCTGCATGGTTCGGTATGGTGACTTCAGTGTTCCTGTTGGTTATGAAGTTATCAAAAAAGACGTTGCTTTTTGTGACATTGAAACAAGGCAAGCTCGCAGAAAGTCATCCACGACTAAAAATGAACTTTTTCGCAAGCTTATCGCACAAGCGGTTAGTAATCATGTGTTGTTTGACTTTGTACTTGCGGACAATTGGTTTGGCTCGAAGGCCAATATGGCTTACATCCATAATGACCTTCAAAAATCGTTTATTATTGGGATTAAATCTAATCGAACCTTAGCTTTATCCAAAAACGACGCCAACAACGGACGGTACACAAAAGTCAGAGAATTAGAGCTTGAAGAGGACATAGCCCACACAGTCTATCTCAAGGGATTAGACTTCCCAGTGAGGCTTTTGAAGAAAATTTTCAAAAACGAAAATGGTTCTACAGGGGTTCTCTATCTCGTTTCTAATGACATGACCAGCAGTGCCGAACGTCTTTATGAAGTGTACCAGAAACGGTGGCGGATTGAAGAGTATCACAAGTCAATTAAACAAAATGCAAGCCTGAACAAGTCTCCAACCCGTACGGTTAAAACACAATCCAACCATATCTTTGCCGCAATCATTGCATACTGCAAACTGGAAATGATGAAAATAAAGACAAAATTGAATCACTTTGCCATCAAGTACAAATTAATACTCAGGGCTAACCAAATTGCTATGCAGGAGTTAAAAAATATGGCTCGTTAA
- a CDS encoding bifunctional DedA family/phosphatase PAP2 family protein, protein MNLFADYVQPLTTWLHDNPQWALTITFAISFGESLAIIGSIVPGSVTMTAIGILAGSGVMRIDLTLLAAIAGAILGDNASYFLGYYFRDRLINVWPFSRHPHWLTLGKHYFSRHGGKSVLIGRFFGPLRPVIPVIAGMMHMSQWKFLIANVISAIGWSIVYVVPGILIGAASNELSAENATRLFLFILVLLICIWLLSIIIKKFLTYAKRILSLNLHEFWLWSRKHPALSKYFLAITPIDEQDHYPTAALVILTTFNIFLLLALLIFLIEQNWINKVNYSVHLFLQSLRITEIDSFMLLLSQLISAATLITSSLAVILFFIYKKNIRVLSYLISIMVSSFLIAKGLSFLIKYPRPHGILVNLPGSSFPEVNLCFATAVFSFLSFYLNKTSNSVLRKIHITILLSILPASGFAVLYLGDYWLSDVIAAFILGILISLIHWIFYRRKLSKEHSTSFPANIFLLVILFSTIVNFSVNYQTLVHNHTPYQKEFLITEEKWWNQSQPVLPVYRHNRIGHVASLLNIQYVGSISLLKQSLEKYGWKKYDESMLTEILKRMSAQSREDALPLLTQLYNNRRPVLLMTYDDRECDCLFVLRIWRSNYHLNRLGKYIWIGSIHRNNQNKLIKKGKLDAISSDKNVLKNIEPILKSFKVRKLQIPENMYEKSGINSILLVKEKQID, encoded by the coding sequence ATGAATTTATTCGCAGATTACGTTCAACCTTTAACAACTTGGCTTCATGACAACCCACAGTGGGCATTAACCATTACCTTTGCCATATCATTTGGGGAATCGCTGGCTATCATTGGCAGCATTGTTCCCGGCTCAGTCACCATGACAGCGATTGGCATTTTAGCGGGTTCAGGCGTCATGCGCATCGATTTAACCCTTCTGGCTGCCATAGCAGGAGCAATACTTGGTGACAATGCCAGTTATTTTCTAGGATATTATTTTCGCGATAGACTGATTAATGTATGGCCCTTTAGTCGCCACCCTCATTGGCTTACTTTAGGCAAGCATTATTTTTCTCGTCATGGAGGGAAAAGTGTTTTAATCGGTCGTTTTTTTGGCCCTTTGCGGCCTGTCATTCCTGTTATTGCAGGCATGATGCACATGAGCCAGTGGAAATTTTTAATTGCCAATGTTATTTCGGCCATTGGCTGGTCGATTGTTTATGTTGTGCCCGGTATTCTTATAGGAGCTGCCAGCAATGAACTTTCAGCAGAAAATGCCACTAGATTATTTTTATTTATTCTCGTTTTGCTGATTTGTATTTGGTTGCTCAGTATAATTATTAAAAAGTTTCTTACTTATGCTAAACGTATACTCTCTCTTAATCTGCATGAATTCTGGCTTTGGTCCCGAAAACATCCTGCCCTGTCCAAATATTTTTTAGCCATCACTCCGATAGATGAACAGGATCATTACCCTACGGCAGCATTGGTCATTTTAACCACTTTCAATATTTTTCTTCTCTTGGCCTTGCTGATCTTTCTTATAGAACAAAACTGGATTAACAAAGTCAATTATTCTGTTCATCTGTTTTTACAGAGTTTAAGAATCACAGAAATTGACAGTTTCATGCTTCTATTGAGCCAGTTAATCAGCGCAGCAACTTTAATCACTTCTTCTCTGGCAGTCATTCTTTTTTTTATTTACAAAAAGAATATCAGAGTATTAAGTTACTTGATAAGTATTATGGTCAGTTCTTTTCTAATTGCCAAAGGCTTATCCTTTTTAATCAAATATCCCAGACCACACGGTATTCTTGTTAACTTACCAGGCTCATCGTTTCCAGAAGTTAATCTTTGTTTCGCAACTGCAGTTTTCTCCTTTTTAAGCTTTTATCTAAATAAAACCTCAAACTCAGTGCTTCGAAAAATTCATATCACTATTCTGCTATCCATTCTTCCTGCAAGTGGCTTTGCAGTACTTTATTTAGGTGATTACTGGCTCAGTGATGTAATTGCTGCATTTATTTTGGGCATTCTAATTTCATTGATCCACTGGATTTTTTATCGAAGAAAACTGTCCAAAGAACATTCCACATCTTTTCCAGCCAATATTTTTCTACTGGTGATACTTTTCTCAACCATTGTTAATTTTTCAGTTAATTATCAAACACTTGTTCATAATCACACGCCCTACCAAAAGGAATTTCTCATTACTGAAGAAAAATGGTGGAATCAGAGCCAGCCTGTATTGCCGGTTTACAGGCACAATCGAATTGGTCATGTTGCCAGTTTACTGAATATTCAGTATGTTGGTTCCATTTCATTGTTAAAGCAGTCTTTAGAGAAATATGGATGGAAAAAATATGATGAATCCATGTTGACTGAAATCCTCAAACGAATGTCAGCCCAGTCCCGAGAAGATGCGTTACCTCTTTTAACTCAGCTCTATAATAACCGACGCCCTGTTTTGCTGATGACTTATGATGACCGTGAGTGTGACTGTCTGTTTGTTTTACGAATCTGGCGGTCAAATTATCATCTTAATCGCTTGGGTAAATATATATGGATTGGGAGTATTCATAGAAATAATCAGAATAAACTGATTAAAAAAGGAAAGCTGGACGCTATTTCTTCCGATAAAAATGTTTTAAAAAACATTGAGCCTATTCTGAAATCTTTTAAAGTTAGAAAACTACAAATACCTGAAAATATGTATGAAAAATCTGGTATAAACTCAATTCTCCTTGTGAAAGAAAAACAAATTGACTGA
- a CDS encoding D-amino acid aminotransferase, whose product MKTAFVNGEYIESTKAKISIFDRGFLFGDGVYEVIPVYQSLLCFADRHFQRLASSLKQSKIPSPQYNWQDICQKLIQLNGGGDLQIYLQVTRGNQGIRTHDIPDNLPPTVVAFTLHNPFPSEIKKQKGLHASLVEDFRWHKCNIKSISLLANILLNDEAVSQGNDTAILLRNGFLSEGSTSNVFVIDNAMKVRTSPLNEDCLPGITRQITIELLAELQVKVFEDKISKSDILNAQEIWITSTTKEIYPVSYVDGELIGTGKPGPLWTKINSMYQKLVKKQNDQQERKD is encoded by the coding sequence ATGAAAACAGCTTTTGTTAATGGCGAGTACATTGAATCCACCAAAGCAAAAATTTCTATATTTGATCGTGGATTTCTTTTTGGCGACGGTGTTTATGAGGTCATACCTGTATACCAAAGTCTACTGTGTTTTGCGGACAGGCATTTCCAACGATTAGCATCCAGTCTGAAACAAAGTAAAATTCCTTCGCCTCAATATAATTGGCAAGATATTTGCCAAAAATTAATTCAACTCAATGGCGGAGGAGATTTGCAGATTTATCTGCAGGTTACACGCGGTAATCAGGGCATAAGAACTCATGATATTCCTGATAATCTTCCTCCAACCGTTGTAGCATTTACCCTGCATAACCCTTTTCCATCTGAAATAAAGAAACAAAAAGGTCTACATGCCAGCCTGGTTGAGGATTTTCGCTGGCATAAATGCAATATTAAATCGATCTCGCTATTAGCCAATATCCTACTTAATGATGAAGCTGTCAGCCAGGGCAATGACACTGCAATACTATTGCGGAATGGATTTTTATCAGAAGGTAGCACTTCAAATGTATTTGTCATTGATAATGCCATGAAAGTCAGAACCTCTCCTTTGAATGAAGATTGCCTACCTGGAATAACAAGGCAAATCACTATAGAATTGCTTGCTGAGTTACAAGTGAAGGTATTTGAGGATAAAATTTCCAAATCAGATATTCTCAACGCACAGGAAATATGGATAACGAGCACAACAAAAGAAATTTATCCTGTCAGTTATGTTGATGGCGAATTAATTGGTACAGGAAAGCCTGGTCCTCTTTGGACTAAAATCAATTCCATGTATCAAAAACTGGTGAAGAAACAAAATGACCAACAAGAAAGAAAAGATTGA